GTGTCCCTTATTCCTTGCAATGTCAGCGTGAACCCAGCGCGGACTATTTCCAGGTTTACCAGTAGTCTTGTATTTTCTCATAGACTCTATGAGAAGCTTTGTGAAGGTGATTCCAGAGTCTACTATGTTTTGTGCCAATGCAGCATTCTGTGAGAAAGATGAGGTACCTGGGGATATTCTCCGCTCATCTCTTTACATATAGTCTTGTTTTCGTGTCCTCCCACAGAGAAAATACAGGTTGATTTTCTCAACTTTCATGAGTAGGTTTCGACTACATGATAAAGGCTTCATCTGCTATTGAGCCAGAAACACTGGTCGGAGTGGTAGCCCTGACTAACTTGTCTGAAACAAGTTATGAAACAAGCTAGGCGTCACGGGGGGGCTCTTTTCATACAAACTCTATTGAATGAGAGAAGCTGACATGATATATTTTGTTGGAATGATGTTTAGAGTAAACTCTGTAAAGGGCATCGAATTTGTTAGTACGCAGAAAATCACATAACCAGATCAAGAGAATTGTGGCGCGCTATTGTTAATGAGATTTATGCATGTAAGAATCAGGGTACCTCCAAATAGAAATCTTGAGAATATAAGAGATCGAGCACGTACATTGACACCGAAAGAGTAGAATCCCAGTGGAGTACGTACGTTGTTGTAATATACTACTGTGGGTAAGCATAACAAGGAATGCATACAGCATATATTGATACAATATTTGCTGACCATGTACTTATCTTCTGCGAGAAATTATATTTGAACCTACGTAGTTGCTTGTGTCACCTAGTTAAGGGGGGTAGCAAAGACATTTTACTTGCTCTCGACTAAAACCTTACCCAATCGGACCCAAGCCGCAAGGTTTCttactttcttcttcctcaattGTGTTGTTGATTACAGACCTACTAGGCGGACAGCAATGATATCCGCTTCTTCTCCTCCAAGCTCTCATCTTTTATTGACTCACTCTTCTCAGTGTTTTAAAACTCCCAAGCTTTCTCATCAggtaatctctctctctctctctctctctctctctctctctctcttctttgcAATTGTGTTTTTGTGACTTTATGGCTTCATTGCGTAAACATCTATTGGCTATTATCACTTTTAGATACCCAACAATGTTCATTTCGACATCATACTCCTATTATTGGTTTTCTGATTAGCTAGGTTGTCACTGGTATGAGGCAGCTAGTTTTAGGTGATTGCTTATGGAATGTTGAAACTCTAATATTGTATATGGACCCTTGTCATTCCAGATAACATTTTCATGCATCTTTTACTCTCTGATTACTTCTTTGAACTTGTATCAGCCTGTTTTGCAATTTATATGCTTTGTGGATTACCTTATATTGGTTATGTAATGTGTCTGTCGATTTCGATCACTCATCAGTGTAAGCAGCAGAATACAAGGGCTGATCCATCACGAAGGGCTTCTAAAGTTGTTGCTTATTATGGCTTGAAGGAGCCACCTTATAAACTTGTAAGTACCTCCTTATAATAACTTGTGAGTTATCATTTTATAAAGAACTTACCTGAGTTATCAACCACTATTTCTATTTTAGGATGCCTTGGAACCCTATATGAGTCGGAGGACATTGGAGGTTCATTGGGGAGGCCATCATCGTAACTACGTGGAAGGTTTAAACAAACAGCTTGAGAAGAGTGACAAGCTGTATGGCTACACTTTTGATGAACTTGTCAAAGCAACATATAATAATGGCAATCCCTTACCTGAATTTAACAACGCAGCTCAGGTATTAACTTAGATTATCACCTGTATATTACTGGTTAATGTTAGGAAACATTCAGTTGTAGATTTTTATACATTTAGAGGAGATATTAGAATCAAATATAATCTTGCGACCTGGAGAATATCTTCCAGGAATTGCACTCCTTACTTGGAAATGGCAGAAATGATAGAGGTATAAGTAGAGCAAGGTTGGAGCTGGGTTCGATTTTGATGGAGGAGAATCTACCACCAAATAGGACAATACACTGAACATGCTAGATTCTGGCTTTAAtttattcaaatttttttgtttctttggttTATTATCTTGAAGGTTTTTCATGGTATTTCATACTAGTTGAATATTGGAAAATTCATACTTCAGTCCCTGCTTTTGGGCATCGGTTTTAGTAGGTTCAAACCAAAGACATGTTGTGGAAAGGGATGCTCATCCTTTTGCATTTTAGTTGGTAGTTCATGGTTGATATGAGACACAAAGGCAAacttttctttaattgtagTTACATCTGTGTTTGGATTTTCTCGTTGCAGGTGTGGAATCATGACTTTTTTTGGGAATCCATGCAACCTGGAGGGGGGGACATGCCCAAACTAGGTGTACTTGAGCAGATTGAAAAGGATTTTGGTTCCTATACAAGTTTCAGAGAGAAGTTTATAGAAGCAGCACTAACTCTATTTGGCTCAGGCTGGGTTTGGCTTGTTTGTAAGTCCTTTTTCAACTCAACTCATGTTATTGTTCTTGGAAATTcttatgaaattaaaaatcttCATTTTGGAGCTTTCTTTTAATACGTCTAGTTAACAGTCATTATGTCGAGACTATTCTTCTTGTAATAGAAGTGCGAGAACCATCAGTGTATATCCATATCATGGATAACAACTATAACACAGTTATTATTTTGCACTCCTGAGGAACTCATCTTGTTGCTTTGTTTGCGAATTAACTCCTGTCCGTATTAATTTCCTTGTTTCATTCTCCCCagtgaagagagaagagagacaGCTTAAGATAATTAGAACTTCAAATGCCATTTGCCCACTTGTCTGGGATGACATAGTAAGTATATCAGATGTTTCTGAATACTGTTTCTTAGGCTTTATATTATATAAGCACTAGCACTGATTGTCATCTCTAATTGTGCAGCCGATAATCAGTTTGGATATGTGGGAGGTATGTTAAtgacttctctctctctctctctctctctctctctctctctctctctctctctctcttcagtATGCTGATCATGTGTTTACTTGGTTATATGCAGCATGCTTACTATCTGGATTACAAGGTATGTGTTTACTATAAGCTTTACTTGTGTCTGTCCACAACCTCGAGTATTTGTATGAATAATCCGTGGGTATGTTGTTGTTAACAGAATGACAAAGGAAAGTATGTGGATACATTTATGAACCACCTGGTGTCTTGGAATGCCGCAATGGTGCGCATGGCCCGTGCTGAGGCATTTGTGAATTTAGGCGAACCTAGTATCCCTGTTGCTTAAAATGCTTCAAGATTAAAAAAGTAGTGCGGCTGACTATTATCAAGAGGCTCCCCTGCTCAGTTTTTGCTAGTTTTTTTGGGGAGTTTGAGCTAGAATTTGATTTAGTGCTCAAGAAAAAGGACCGATCCGCATGCGGTGCTGTTGTGCTGAGTTGCCCTGATGATCTGCAATTCTGCATCACAAATAGTGTAATTTTGGGGTCACAGTAGAAAATTCTAGTATGGTGCATCAAGATTCAATGTTGTATTTTTTGGAAGTTGGACAGTGTATTGGACTATTAGTGTTGTACAAAGATAGGCATGTAAAACATCAGTTGAGCaatgaatttgtttttttttccatttttttttcaatgaaaAGGAACGGTCACTAGTTATTTGTAAAAGCGTGCACTTTGTTCTTCACCCTTCCCTTTCTTGCCGGTTTTTCTATGTTCTTTTCTTGAGGAAGTTGGGTTGGCCAACATTTAAATTGCAATACCATTGAAATTTGTAGCAtcacagaaaagaaaaaaaaaaaaaaaacagtaaaaaGAGCCTCAAGAAGAAACAATTCAGAAAGAAGGAAACACTTTTATGAAACTGATAAAAGTAGGGTCGCATAAACGGTAGTCAAACACAGAGCAGCCGGCCAGTGattaatcatcaaaatcaTCAGGTAAAGCTTTCGATTTCGTTCATCTTATTCTAGAATTGGAACCCAAAATCAGTCCCCTGTTTGCTTCAATTATCACCAACACATTTCAAACCTTTGAGATTTGATTCCAATACCCAATTTTCTGGAAACCGTATGAGTTCAAACTTGTTTGGAAATCGAATGAGAGGTTTATGTGTTGTAATTTAGTTGAGGTTTGATTGAAACTAGAAATCAGCATATCTGCTTGCTTGTTTGCTTACAGAGCTTTCAGTTCTATATGTAACTTGGTGTCGTAAGATTTCTTACCCATAAACTTGCAACCTCAAGCATGATTACATCATGAATCGATGCTCTGTCGTGGCCAACTCCTCTATGCATTCACAACAAGGTTATTGTTGATACTCGATgcatttatgttcttattgtTGATACAATGAAACAGCTTTCGCATAGCAGCATTGTTAAAGTTAATAATTTTATTCTGTGCAGGATGTCCTTATTCCAGCATATCTGCATTGATGTTGAGAGACAATTCTCGGTTTTAGTCTCATATAGTGTTTCATCCTTTGCAGGTCTGGTTCCAAAGCCCTgatctttctttatttctgcGTTGCTGCTTGCCAAACATAGGTTGCTAGTCCTCCACTGAGACCATTGATTGCTCTTAGGTCTCACTCCCCTGCAGCAGATCCCACATTTGATTCGCTCTATTGTAACAAAGATGGAGCAAGTCTTCACTTACACGGCCTGCCGACAATTGTCTCAGATGTTTGCGGCCATGATCTTTTTTCATGTTTCAGAATACATTTTAGCAGCCAGCATTCACGGGAAAGAAAATGTTACTCTTAAATCTCTTCTGATCAGCACGAACTACCTGGTCGCAATGATCTTTTCCTTGCTGGAGTACGTCATTGAAATCGTTTTGTTCCCTGGTGTGAAGGAGTTTTGGTGGGTCAGCAACTCAGGCCTTGCAATGGTTGTAATAGGGGAAATCATCCGGAAGATGGCAATAATCACAGCTGGTCGGTCATTCACTCATCTGATAAGGACTCGTCCCTCAGAGCATCATGTATTGGTTACGAATGGAATTTATAGAGTTGTTCGTCATCCTAGTTACTGTGGTTTCTTCATCTGGTCAGTGGGCACTCAGATAATGCTTTGTAATCCCATCTCAACAATGGCATTTGCACTGGTAGTTTGGCGCTTCTTTGAACAAAGAATTCCGTATGAAGAGTTCTACTTGAGGCAGTTCTTTGGCTCACAGTATGAGGAATATGGTAGGCGTGTTCCTTCCGGGGTGCCTTTTGTGAAGTGAAGATCTCAGGACTTCTGTGAGCACAGTTGCAATGCTCTTGCCCAGGCATCTAAGCTTCAAGAACAAGAGTAGTGCTTAAGACTCATTTATCCTACTGCAGCTTAGTTGTTGCTTGCCAATCACTTGACTGGTTAAAGGTGCTGGTGACAGTTAAGGCGAGTCTGTTATTGTAACTTAATTACAGTTGCCGAAACTGAAAGGTTAATGAGAAGATCAACATACCAATTTGTTCACAAGGATCTTCCGGAAGAACAAATCTTTatctgtattttttttttcacaacgTACACAAACTGTTTTGGTTTACCTTGAATACATTGAATTCAGAGGATTAAAATTAGTGAACAAGGTCTTTTATGGTGTACGGTTTCTTGAAGATTATGCACTATCCAACCAAGAAATTCAACTACTTTCTAGTGCTGTAAATAACGGTTTTTCCTAGTAAGAATAATGGTTAAATTGTAAATGGACCAAACCAAAAGCCCGGTAGCACATTGAAACGAACTCTTAGCATtaaaaagaaggaaagaaagagaaagtgagaaacaaaacataaaaacaGCCAGAAAGGGGAGAGAGGTCTCCTCCGTTGTCCGTCGTTCGTTTTGTTAAGGTGAGAACTGATCTGCTTCCTTCAATCCTTCTACTTTGGTCTGCTTCTCTctattttaca
This is a stretch of genomic DNA from Argentina anserina chromosome 4, drPotAnse1.1, whole genome shotgun sequence. It encodes these proteins:
- the LOC126790675 gene encoding superoxide dismutase [Fe] 3, chloroplastic produces the protein MISASSPPSSHLLLTHSSQCFKTPKLSHQCKQQNTRADPSRRASKVVAYYGLKEPPYKLDALEPYMSRRTLEVHWGGHHRNYVEGLNKQLEKSDKLYGYTFDELVKATYNNGNPLPEFNNAAQVWNHDFFWESMQPGGGDMPKLGVLEQIEKDFGSYTSFREKFIEAALTLFGSGWVWLVLKREERQLKIIRTSNAICPLVWDDIPIISLDMWEHAYYLDYKNDKGKYVDTFMNHLVSWNAAMVRMARAEAFVNLGEPSIPVA
- the LOC126790988 gene encoding protein-S-isoprenylcysteine O-methyltransferase A isoform X1, yielding MLCRGQLLYAFTTRMSLFQHICIDVERQFSVLVSYSVSSFAGLTPLQQIPHLIRSIVTKMEQVFTYTACRQLSQMFAAMIFFHVSEYILAASIHGKENVTLKSLLISTNYLVAMIFSLLEYVIEIVLFPGVKEFWWVSNSGLAMVVIGEIIRKMAIITAGRSFTHLIRTRPSEHHVLVTNGIYRVVRHPSYCGFFIWSVGTQIMLCNPISTMAFALVVWRFFEQRIPYEEFYLRQFFGSQYEEYGRRVPSGVPFVK
- the LOC126790988 gene encoding protein-S-isoprenylcysteine O-methyltransferase A isoform X3, producing MEQVFTYTACRQLSQMFAAMIFFHVSEYILAASIHGKENVTLKSLLISTNYLVAMIFSLLEYVIEIVLFPGVKEFWWVSNSGLAMVVIGEIIRKMAIITAGRSFTHLIRTRPSEHHVLVTNGIYRVVRHPSYCGFFIWSVGTQIMLCNPISTMAFALVVWRFFEQRIPYEEFYLRQFFGSQYEEYGRRVPSGVPFVK
- the LOC126790988 gene encoding protein-S-isoprenylcysteine O-methyltransferase A isoform X2, with the protein product MSLFQHICIDVERQFSVLVSYSVSSFAGLTPLQQIPHLIRSIVTKMEQVFTYTACRQLSQMFAAMIFFHVSEYILAASIHGKENVTLKSLLISTNYLVAMIFSLLEYVIEIVLFPGVKEFWWVSNSGLAMVVIGEIIRKMAIITAGRSFTHLIRTRPSEHHVLVTNGIYRVVRHPSYCGFFIWSVGTQIMLCNPISTMAFALVVWRFFEQRIPYEEFYLRQFFGSQYEEYGRRVPSGVPFVK